GCTGTTTGGCTTCCCGTACACCACCAAAGGCACGATTCGCGGCTATTACCTGTACGATGAAGGGCAGGATCAATTGGGCGGTGCCCGAAATACCCGGTCGGATGCCCAACCGCCGGACACGCGCCGCGGTCGATTTCTCTGGCGGCATCAGCAAGATTTGCCGTCCGATTTCACCTACATGGGGCAGTATTCGTATCTGTCGGATAAGAATTTTCTGGAATCGTACAACAAGTTCGAATTCGACACGGGGCCGAATCAAGAGACGTTCGCGTATCTGAAATGGCAGCCTGGTGTTGTTGCCGGCACGCTGTATGCGAATGCCAATCAGCGCGATTGGGTGAGCGAAACGCAGTGGCTGCCGCAGGTGGAAGCGCAAGGCATTGGCTTATCATTCTTCGAGCGATTGACCTACAACGTGCGGGGTCAAATCGGGCATGCGGAATCTAAGATTCCCGCACCGGATGAGCCGCTGCCGCCGCTGGAACCCACCGAAGTGGCGATCAGTAGCACGCGCTTCAATTTGAATCAAGAATTGAGCATGCCGTTCCAAGCCGGGCCGGTGAAGGTGGTCCCGTATGGGGTCGTCGATCTGGCCCACTATACCCAGGCATTGGACGGCTCGGATCAGGGGCGATTCTACGGCGGTGGTGGGGTGCGGGCGAGTATGCCGCTGTCCCGACTGTATAGCGGAATCGAGAGCGAATTGTTCAACGTGCAGGGCATCTATCACAAGATGGAATTGAGCGGGAACTACTTCGCATCATACACCGATGTCCCGTTCAGCGAACTGCCGCAGTTGGATCGGCTCAATGACGATGCCACGGATCAATCGATTCGCGATATCACGAATCAGCAGCCGTCGCTGTTGCCCGGCGGGGCAGGGCTTGCGCTCCAGAACGACCCGTGGTTCAACCCGCAAACCTATGCCATTCGTCGGCTGGTGGATTCGCGGGTGGATACGCTGGATAGTCTGCAGGTGGTGCAAGCCTCGTTACGGCAGCGATTCCAAACCAAACGCGGCTATCCGGGGTTGGAACATACCACCGATTGGATCGTCTTTGATATTTCCAGCTCGTTTTTCCCGAATCCCACGGCGGATAACTTTGGCGAAAATGTCGCGTTCTTGGAATATCGCGGCATCTGGAATATCGGCGATCGAACCGGGATTCGCTCCGAAGGGTGGTTCGATCCGTTCGAGTTCGGCACGCGCTATTGGAATGTCGGGGCGCACTACAACCGGACGGATAACACGTCGTTCTCGCTGACCTATCGGCAGTTCGACCCGGTCAATAGTAAGGCGGTGACTGCGCTGGCCGAATATTCGTTCAGCCCGAAATATGCGGTTTCGCTGTCGACGACCTATGACTTTGGCATCGCGTTGAATTTGTCCAACCAGTTAACCTTCACCCGTCGGGGAAGCGATATGCTGGTTCGGGTCGGATTCTCGTATAACGCCATTGTGCAAAATTTCGGGTTCACCTTTGAAGTGGTGCCGCTGTTGCTGGGGAACTCGGGATTCCTGACCAACGGGCCCGCCACGGTGAGCCGTTAATCGCTCGGCATGACCGCGAGTGTCGCCGATATCCGGATCACGGGGGATCGCATGACCGAACAACCGCTACCCCCACCGGATTGGGAACCGCCCCAAGATGACCAGTCGGATGCGATGCCGACACCTCGCCGACGTTGTCGCACCTGGCGCGATAAATTCGGCGAGGCATTCCGAGGCGTGAAACTTGGCATTCGCGGGCATTCCAGCTTCTTCGTGCATTTCTTCGTCGCTGCACTGGTGATCGTCGCGGGGATTGTCTTCGCGTGCGATCGCTGGGAGTGGGGGCTACTCATCGGCTGCATTGGAATGGTGCTGACTGCGGAATTGTTCAATAGCTCGCTGGAAACGCTGTTTCACGCACAAGACGACGCCGTGAAAAATCGCGTGCAAGGGGTGTTGGATATCGCGGCGGGGGCGGTGCTGATGGCCGCGATGACCAGTAGCGTGATTGGCTTGATCGTCTTTGTGCCCAAAATTCTCGATACGGTGCGGGCGATTCTCGGCTGATCGTTCACGGCGATGCCTGCCACTGCGATGTCAATTTCACCTGCACACGCGGCGGACCGGGTGGCGGCTTGACGGCGTGCGCGGTCGGCTCCGGGGAATTGGTTGCCACCGGCAACGCCGATGGAACCGCAGTCGGCCCGGTTGTCACCAGCGCTGTGGTTTCCGGACGTTGGAAGAACAGCACGGCCGCGCCTAAGACCAGACCCACTCCGAGAATCATTCCCAGTTTGGCATCATTTTGCATGGGTGACTCCTTGGTGGTTGCGGTTCCCATGGGCAACCATACCCGCGCCAAACGGCGTCGGTCCTCGTTCGTGAGGATCTTCGGCGATTTTTTCTCGCTCGTGCCTGATTCCGAAGTCACAATGCGTTCCCTTGGTGGCATCGCTAGGAGCCACACAATTGATGGATCTGGGATTTCGAGACCAACCGGGGATACGGGAATGCTGGTTGTGACGTTTGGGTTAATCGGCCTGGCGGTGATCGCCATTCTGCGCGGTGTGGATGTTCGCCTCGCGCTCTTCGCCGCCGCGTTACTCCTGGCCACGATTTTGGGACAACCCCTGCTCGTGGTGCAGAGCTTCCTGTCCACCTTCGCCGATGGTCAATTCGTCGTCCCCATTTGCACGTCAATGGGCTTTGCCTATGTGCTGAAACTCACCGGGTGCGATCAGCATTTGGTACAGACGCTCCTGCGACCGTTGCGGCACGTGCGATTCTTTCTGATCCCCGGAATCCTGCTGGTGGGGTTCATCGTCAATACACCAGTCATCAGCCAAACTAGCACCGCTGTTTGCCTGGGGCCGGTGGTGGTGCCGTTGATGCGGGCCAATGGCTTCTCCCCACTGACCATCGGTGCCACCTTGCTGCTGGGCACCTCCATCGGCGGCGAGCTGCTCAATCCTGGCGCTCCCGAGTTGCGCACCGTCAGCGTCGCGGTCGGCATTCCGTCCCGCGAACTGGTGTCGATGATGCTGCCGCTGGTGATTCCGCATCTGCTGATTGCCTTCCCGCTATTTTGGTGGATGACCAACCGCGCGGAGCGGAAATTGGGGCTGCTCCCCCGCACTGCGCCAAGCTCAACGGATGGCGTCTCAGCCGAGTTTCGCATCAATCCCATTCGGGCGATGATTCCATTGGTCCCGTTGGGGTTGCTGTTCATCTCTGGCCCGCCGCTCAATCTGCTCCCCGCTGAGACGCTGGAGTGGATTCGCGCCCGAATCGTGTCACCCACCGAGTCACCGATGGTGTTCGAGAGTCGGATGATCGGCCTGGCGATGCTCATCGGCACGGTCGCTGCCGCCTTCAGCAATCTCGCCGTCGCCAAAGATACGATGAAGTCGTTCTTCGAAGGGGCAGGCTACGCATTCACGCATGTGATCTCGCTGATTGTCATCGCCTCGACGCTCGCCAAAGCGGTTCAGGCCGCCGGAATCGCCGAACAGATGCACCAACTGGTGTTGCAGTTTCCGAATGTGCTGACCCCATTGGCGGCGATGCTGACATTGGCATTTGCCTGTTTGACCGGATCGGGCATGGCCGCAACTCGCGGACTATACGGATTCTTCGTTGAACCCGCTCAAGCGGTCGGCGTCGATCCCGCCGAGTTGGGCGTGCTGGTGTCGTTGGCCGCCGCTGCCGGTCGCACCATGTCCCCGGTCGCCGCCGTGACGATCATCTGCGCCACCATGACCGGCACCAACCCCTTCACGCTGATGCTCCGCGTCGCGATCCCGCTGCTGGTCAGCTTCACCATCGTCGTCACCCTCCGCATGGCGGGCATGATTTAATCCGATGACGCGATTGCAAAAGTGGTCAGCGCTGGCGTGGGGGGGCCAGCGCTGAGGGGGGAGTTACTTCAGGTCGACGGTCCAGGTGGTGGCGGGGCCGGTGTGATCGACTGTGAGGCCGGACGTTTTGGCGTCCGCAAATTGAGCGGGGAGACGCGGGCCGGGTTGTGGGAATTCCTTGGGAGCGGATTCCTTTCGGGCAGCGTCTTTCGATTCGGGCGAGCCGAGTCCGCCCGCTCGCGGCAGCGATTGCGGCCGTGGTTGCGGTCGTGGCGGCGGCTGTTGCACACAAACCGCCAGTTTGCCCTGCGGAACCTCGTTGATGGCAAAGCTGCCATCCGGTTCGATGTCGGCCATGTAGGTCAAGTTATCCGGGCCAAAGAACGTCACCGTTCCGTATTGAATGGCCTTTCCCTGATACGTCAGTTGGCCGGTGATTTTCCCACGGGGCAACGGCTGCTCACAGCCCAAAATGCCGCAAGCCAAGACGAGCAGGGGAAACACCATCAGCAATCGCATTCGCGTTGGGCGATTCATCAATATCCACTCCCAGATCACCAATCGCTGCCCAAAACTTCACCGCCGTCCGGCGTGCAAGCCGCCCACCAGGTATCGGGATTGACATTGCTGTTGAGCATGCGAACGCTGCCATCGCCCAGACCGACCAGAATGCCGGCGGAACGCGGGGCGCTGGCCAATCGCGGGTCGCACGTGGCGGCCGCGCCGCTGGCAACGGGATTGACTTGGAATTTCGAGGCCGGTCCCGTCACTTGATAGCCGAAGATCGGGTTCCATTCCGGCCATGCGGTGCGGCCATACGCCCAAATGTTGTAGTACGGGCCACCTGCGGACGCTCCGCTGAACGTCGATCGCTGGCAGACCGCGACCTTCTCGGCGTAGAAAATCGTGTTCGAGGTGCCATCGGAAATGCCGTTGAGTTTTCGCAGTCGGTTGTTGTTGCTGCGCAGATAGTGACCCAGGCTCACATAGTTGGCGGCATACCCGGTTACACCGTAATTGCCCCAGCCGCTATCGTTGAACAGACCGTTGGCGGGATTCGATGGATCAGACGGGTTGACGAACGTCTTGACACCGTTGTTGGTGTAAATCGCCCAGAAGATTTTGAGCTGTTCCGAGCCGTAGGTGTAGGTGCGATCGGCGAGGGCATTCTGTTCGATGTACGGCAGAATGTAGTAGTGGCTGGAGCCAGCCCGTTTCCACCACAGGGGATTATCGCCGCCGTCCCAATCGACGAACGCGGGGGGCAGGAAATCGTTGGCGTCGTTGTAGCCGTGCGTGGCCAGCGACATTTGTTTCAGATTGTTCGTGGATTGCATCCGGGCGGCGGCTTCGCGGACTTTTTGCACCGCGGGCAGCAGCAGACCAATCAGGATGGCGATGATGGCGATTACAACCAGCAATTCAATGAGAGTAAATGCAGGGCGACGAGTCATGTCATCAATCCTAAAAGACGCTCCCCGCAACCGAATGAGGGGAAGCTTGAGGATGATTCTGGCAAGCCGATTCGTGCAAATCGTGTGTGCTGGATGAAAACAACGCGAAGAATGGGGGGAGAATCGCTTGCAGGTGTATAAATTTGTTGATTTTGTGTCGCCAGTGTACCAATCGCGCCAGAACCCCGATTCGCTGGAATCGCTGGAGTCGCGCCAATTGCTACGGCTTACGGAATCGCTACGTTGACGCGCGATTTGAAGAAATCCGAGGGGTTTGGCTCATGCTCGCGATTGCTGGAAAGTCCTTCTCCACCGTAACATAGGCGTATCTGGAAGGCACCGCATGGCATCAATCATGACTCCCTTTGAGTTCATTTGGGGAGTTCGTTTGGGGAGTTCACACTGCCCCCATTGCGATTGCCTCCGAATGAAGAGGTTTCTCGTGATGAAAAAGTCCCGTGTTGCGATGATCCTGACCATGCTCGTGGTGCTTGGTACGTTGGCGGGGTGCGGGCATCGCCGCAACTCGTGTGGCTGCTCGGGTTCCCCCGCCATGCCTCCTGGACCGACCACCAGCTTTGCCGCTCCGCCGGCGACGCTCCCCTGTGAAAATTGCGGACAATAATCCGCTCGCTCGAATCTCCCTCGTTCCCTCGGGGTGACGGTCGATCAGGCTCAGGACGGGCCTGATCTTCCACCTTTTCCGCACGGCTTTCCCCACCGCACTTGCAGACCCAACTCCACCGCTTTGCCCAATAGCCATTTCCCCTCGTTCCATGCGGGAAATTGGTTTCGTATTGTTCCCATCGAGTTGGCAGACCACCGATTCCGCTTCATAGTTGGAGTGTACTTCGATTCCCGAGATTGGGACGACGAATCCGGCGTGATCGTCCATGCTTTCGCCGGGTGGAGTCGGTCCGGCGATTCGGGATGTTTCGGAAGGGATACCGACGGTTCCGGGTGGATGCGGCGAAACCGCCCCCGGCCATACGGATCCGTGAATCTGAGGAGGTCGATGCCATGATGGTTCGACGAATGCTCGTCGTGTCGATGCTCATCGGTGCAACTGCACTGCTGACGGGGTGCCATCGCCGTTGCTGCCTGCGACCGTATCGCGTGGCCCCGGTGACGGTTGCGGCTCCGATTGCGGTGGAATCCTACGGATATCCCGCAGCCGCCGAATGTGCCTGTGATTCGGGCTATTCGGCCTACAAGCCGATGGTCGGCCTGGGAACGCCGATGATGGTCGGTGACGGGATGCCGATGCCCCCTGGCGGAATGCCCGGATTGGCCCCCGCTCCGATGCAACTGCCGGCGAACGCCGCGCCGGGATCGAGCGGATTACCCGCACCAACGCCGGTGGCACCGCGACCGATTCCGGAAGTTCAAGAAGGGCTGGCACCGACCGGCGTCGTTGTTCCGTTGGAATCCAAACTCTTCCGTTGATTCCTCGATTTGACCCCGAATTTCGGGATCATCGGCGGAGTCTCGTGAACTCCCGCCACCGCATTCCGGCCGTCTGAAGGGACGGTCATGATGCGGTGGCTGATTTCGTTTGCTGCTTCAATTTCTCTTCCGCAGAACTACCCCGCAAATACAGCGGTGTCGCTTCCGCAATCGGCGTCAGAATCGCGTGCCGATTGCCATTCGGTCCCGCATGGCGTGCGACGGCAATCATGCCGAGAATTCCTGGTTGCTGCGCGTCGCTGCCGATTCGTGGAATCGCTGCGGGAATCTTCGCATCGAACGTCCGCACTCCCGGCCCGGAAATGGGCACATCGGCAGGTAGTTGCACCAACCAGTCGCCGAGTGCGGTGATGCGAAGTTCGTCCACCGCCAGCCATGCGCCGGATTCCGTGCGACAGAATCGCTGATGATAGACGTGATCCTGTTGGGCATCGGAGATGATTTCGACCGTGGCGACGGATTCCGGCGTCTGAGCGGCGACGGCGGCAAATGTGTCGATCATCACCAACGGGCAGCCGGTCGCGTAGGCGAGCGATTGTGCGGAGATCATCCCGACTCGCAGGCCGGTGTAGCTGCCTGGTCCCCGGCTGATGAGCACGCCGCTCACTTCGCGCAGGCTGGAATTCACCGATTGCAGCAGCGTCTGGGCGGAGCGGGCCAGGTCGCGGGCATGGCGGCGGGACTCGGCCAGCGATTCCTGATGCATCGTCTCGCCGTTGTGGACAATCCCCACCTGAGCACTGCGGCCCGTGGTCTCCAGCACCAACCACCACCCGGCAAGTTCCATCACATTTCCTTTCCCTGCGACAGCCGAGATTGCTCGATCCATCGGCTTATCTTACAATTCCCGAGTTGCCCGGCGAGGGCCGACCGACACACGACCAAGGATCGAAGCGATGGCGAATGAAACGGTGACAATCCACATTGATGGCGCATCGCGCGGCAATCCCGGCCCCGCCGCCTATGCCTATGTCATCGCCGCGCCCGGCCAGCCGGTGTACGAAGCTGGAATCGTGATGCCCAAAACGACCAACAATATCGCCGAATATACGGCATTGGTCGAAGTGTTGGGCAAAGCCGCCGAGTTGGGATTGGATCACCTGCTGATCCACAGCGATTCCGAATTGATGGTCAAACAGATGGCCGGGGAATATCGCGTCAAGAACGAAGACCTCAAAGAATTGTACGATGAGGCGGTCGATATCAAGCGGCAATTCTCGGATGTTCGCATTGTCCATGTGCGCCGCGAACAGAATCGCCGGGCGGACGAGTTATGCAATCTCGCACTTGATGGGAAACCGGTTGCCCCTGGCCCCCGAGTGGAGTCGGCCACGCCTGCCGAGAAACGCTCGAAATCGGCCAGCGCTGGGAGCGCAACCAGTAAATCCGCCACGAAATCCGCAGCGACCGCAAGCGATGCCGCCGTTCGGGAAGACGCCATTGCCCATCTCGAAGCCGCCGCCAAAGCGTGGGCCCGCGACGGGGTCGCTGCCGTTTCCCCCGAGATGATTTGGGATCAACTGTGGGATCTGCTCGTCGAAGCGAAGCTACTGAAGACCAAAAAATGAGCGCCGACAGTTCGCAGCAGGTCGGGGCGTGAATCAATTGCCGAGAGGTGATTCGCTCGTCGTTTCGCGGAGATCGAACTCGCGGATGGCGGCCCAGACATCGCGATCCATGCGGCGACGCACCCGATATTCGTCCTCATCCAACCAGCGACGCACCGTGGGACCGAGGTTGAAATCTTCATTCACAATCGACCGCACCACGGTTTCCACAAACATCAGCGTCGGCAGCGTGTAGTGGGTGTTCGTGGTGCCAATGAGCTGAGTGTTTCGCAAGCGTTGGAACAGATCGTCGAGTCGTCCCAACGCCACGCGGATCGGCGCTTGGCTGAGCGCGGTGACGTAATGAATCGCCAGCCACGTTTGGTCCAATCCCTCCAGTGATTGATTCAGCAGCAGTAATTCGCGAGTCAAATCCAACACCTGCATCGCCGCATCGTCTTGTTTCTGAGCAAACCAGCCGGTGGTCAGCACCAATAATGATCGCAGGGTGATCGGCCAAAGATCACCCGATTGTTGGCGAAGTTGCGGCAACGGTAAATTCCGAGTGATCCACGGCTCCAGTGTTTGCATCAACCGTTCGCATTCTGCCAATTGCGCTGTGCGCCGCAGCGAGCGCAGCATCAGCCAGTTCAACGCTTGGAATTCCTCAGTTTCCAAGTCCCGTCGTGGATACCGGAACAATCGCAGCAGGTGGCGATTGAATTCCGGCAGTCGGCCGGATTGTCCCATGGCGATGGCTGCGGAAATCGCCCGTTCCAGCAGACGAATTTGCAGCGTCGCCGATCCATCGAGCCGCTCCACGGCGGATTCCACCAGTCGCAGCGCTCGCAGGGCTAACCCTTCGGAAATGCGAGGCAGCAATTCCAAGATCGCTTGCAACACTTGCGGCAACACCGCGGCCGATTCCGGGGAGTGGCAGCGATCGAGCAGTTGCGTGGCGTTGTCTGTCAGCGTTTGCGAATCGAGGGTATCCGGCAGATGCCGCAGTGTGGCGAGCATCGGCGTCGGGTCGGCATAATGCCGGGTCATCGCCGCTCGATACGCATCGATCCGTTCCACGGGCTCCAGAATCCGCGAATGTTCCCGAAGTTTATCGACTTTGTAGCGTTCCTCATCCGGCAATTCGAGAATGCGATGCAGCAGATCCATTGGCAGCGGGCCGGAATTGGTTTTCCCTTCTTGCACCTGCTGAATGCGGAAATCAAAGGCAAAATACAGCAGCGAATGCACCCGATCGTCTTTGTGCAGTAGTTGTCGCGCCTGCTGTCGCAGGGCATTGCAGGCGTTGTGTTCGCCCAATCGGGCCAAGCCCCACGCCAAAATCAGGTCGGTGAAAGCCCGAGTGGCGTGAAGATCGGGATCGAGTCCGAATCGCTGCAAATGCGATGCGTGGTTCGGCAATTCGGGATTGGCGCCGGTCGCGCGGGGTTGCGAGGTCTCGTGAATCCAACGGCGAATCGGCTCCCGAATCCGCATCATCCAATCCCGGACATCGGTGTAGCGATCGCTGACCCCCCGCGAGGCGAACCGCAGAAACGACGGCACATCCAAATCGAGGCTAAATCCGTGCTTTTTCAGCCGATGCATCAGCCGATCGCGGGTGCGTGCCAGACTCAGCAGATCGCCGCGAGTCAGCCGCATCATCGCCATCCGCGTCAGCCACACCGCGCGAATCGGCAGCCAATTTTCGTGCTGATCGAGATAGCGCTGAATTGCGGGGAGCAG
This DNA window, taken from Tuwongella immobilis, encodes the following:
- a CDS encoding diacylglycerol kinase family protein, which codes for MTEQPLPPPDWEPPQDDQSDAMPTPRRRCRTWRDKFGEAFRGVKLGIRGHSSFFVHFFVAALVIVAGIVFACDRWEWGLLIGCIGMVLTAELFNSSLETLFHAQDDAVKNRVQGVLDIAAGAVLMAAMTSSVIGLIVFVPKILDTVRAILG
- the dcuC gene encoding C4-dicarboxylate transporter DcuC; this encodes MLVVTFGLIGLAVIAILRGVDVRLALFAAALLLATILGQPLLVVQSFLSTFADGQFVVPICTSMGFAYVLKLTGCDQHLVQTLLRPLRHVRFFLIPGILLVGFIVNTPVISQTSTAVCLGPVVVPLMRANGFSPLTIGATLLLGTSIGGELLNPGAPELRTVSVAVGIPSRELVSMMLPLVIPHLLIAFPLFWWMTNRAERKLGLLPRTAPSSTDGVSAEFRINPIRAMIPLVPLGLLFISGPPLNLLPAETLEWIRARIVSPTESPMVFESRMIGLAMLIGTVAAAFSNLAVAKDTMKSFFEGAGYAFTHVISLIVIASTLAKAVQAAGIAEQMHQLVLQFPNVLTPLAAMLTLAFACLTGSGMAATRGLYGFFVEPAQAVGVDPAELGVLVSLAAAAGRTMSPVAAVTIICATMTGTNPFTLMLRVAIPLLVSFTIVVTLRMAGMI
- a CDS encoding DUF1559 family PulG-like putative transporter; protein product: MTRRPAFTLIELLVVIAIIAILIGLLLPAVQKVREAAARMQSTNNLKQMSLATHGYNDANDFLPPAFVDWDGGDNPLWWKRAGSSHYYILPYIEQNALADRTYTYGSEQLKIFWAIYTNNGVKTFVNPSDPSNPANGLFNDSGWGNYGVTGYAANYVSLGHYLRSNNNRLRKLNGISDGTSNTIFYAEKVAVCQRSTFSGASAGGPYYNIWAYGRTAWPEWNPIFGYQVTGPASKFQVNPVASGAAATCDPRLASAPRSAGILVGLGDGSVRMLNSNVNPDTWWAACTPDGGEVLGSDW
- the tsaB gene encoding tRNA (adenosine(37)-N6)-threonylcarbamoyltransferase complex dimerization subunit type 1 TsaB produces the protein MELAGWWLVLETTGRSAQVGIVHNGETMHQESLAESRRHARDLARSAQTLLQSVNSSLREVSGVLISRGPGSYTGLRVGMISAQSLAYATGCPLVMIDTFAAVAAQTPESVATVEIISDAQQDHVYHQRFCRTESGAWLAVDELRITALGDWLVQLPADVPISGPGVRTFDAKIPAAIPRIGSDAQQPGILGMIAVARHAGPNGNRHAILTPIAEATPLYLRGSSAEEKLKQQTKSATAS
- a CDS encoding ribonuclease HI family protein; amino-acid sequence: MANETVTIHIDGASRGNPGPAAYAYVIAAPGQPVYEAGIVMPKTTNNIAEYTALVEVLGKAAELGLDHLLIHSDSELMVKQMAGEYRVKNEDLKELYDEAVDIKRQFSDVRIVHVRREQNRRADELCNLALDGKPVAPGPRVESATPAEKRSKSASAGSATSKSATKSAATASDAAVREDAIAHLEAAAKAWARDGVAAVSPEMIWDQLWDLLVEAKLLKTKK